One window from the genome of Entelurus aequoreus isolate RoL-2023_Sb linkage group LG04, RoL_Eaeq_v1.1, whole genome shotgun sequence encodes:
- the LOC133647896 gene encoding protein CEBPZOS-like: MSSKPLAPLIKKAMKVVIVVELLGIFGAYNLFHMMDTRQDFRSTMNRRFPSILEVYYKSSELAGVHGVRERDHLDWGTVQD, encoded by the exons ATGTCTTCAAAACCTTTGGCACCTCTGATCAAAAAAGCGATGAAGGTTGTCATCGTTGTTGAACTTCTTGGAATCTTTGGAGCCTACAATCTTTTTCACATGATGGACACCAgacaag ATTTTAGGAGCACAATGAACAGAAGGTTCCCTAGCATTCTAGAAG TTTACTACAAGTCCAGCGAGCTGGCGGGCGTCCATGGTGTGCGTGAGAGAGACCATCTGGACTGGGGGACCGTGCAGGACTGA